Proteins found in one Eriocheir sinensis breed Jianghai 21 chromosome 43, ASM2467909v1, whole genome shotgun sequence genomic segment:
- the LOC127010450 gene encoding uncharacterized protein LOC127010450 isoform X1, translating to MSQQQLDSHYLGEPAQIRLMPRSIAGSVSALSTTSRVSRISQATTIRSVASLTGTLHTKTGLSIPILPNAFVTNIQRGSLIAATYSIIQGLFAMVTGLFDIYALSLASPGSSHYGFYLFSYDFVYAGNLNVRNSLMLFGGITAAGGLGLIVCSVLLLQGLRKEMEMRLEPWIWCMAIFTIWRSLVIIYASIVNDMVFAYHIIMCLFWILFILGNVYAWLVVHSFYHELCEVTRLEDVARVKMETMSTMGGYSCPTTPGAQSTYSTQMDYKV from the exons ATGTCGCAACAGCAATTGGATTCGCACTATTTGGGTGAACCTGCGCAAATCAGATT GATGCCTCGCTCAATAGCTGGCAGTGTGTCAGCACTCTCAACCACTTCAAGAGTGTCAAGAATATCTCAAGCCACTACTATCCGGTCAGTGGCTTCCCTAACTGGCACACTTCATACCAAGACTGGCTTATCCATCCCCATTCTTCCGAATGCTTTTGTCACCAACATACAACGTGGATCTTTGATTGCAGCCACATATTCCATT ATTCAGGGACTTTTTGCCATGGTGACTGGTTTGTTTGACATTTACGCTCTGTCCCTTGCTTCTCCTGGTTCCAGTCACTATGGATTTTACTTGTTCTCTTATGACTTTGTGTATGCAGGCAATCTCAATg TACGAAACTCATTGATGCTGTTTGGAGGAATAACAGCTGCAGGGGGACTGGGCCTTATTGTGTGCAGTGTGCTGCTACTTCAGGGCCTTAGGAAG gaaatgGAAATGCGTTTGGAACCGTGGATCTGGTGTATGGCCATCTTCACTATCTGGCGATCTCTTGTCATCATCTATGCATCCATTGTCAATGACATGGTCTTTGCTTACCACATCATCATGTGTTTGTTTTGGATCCTCTTTATCCTTGGCAATGTGTATGCTTGGCTGGTTGTCCACTCCTTCTACCATGAACTGTGTGAAGTCACCAGGCTGGAGGATGTTGCCAGAGTCAAG ATGGAGACTATGAGCACCATGGGGGGGTACAGTTGTCCAACCACTCCTGGAGCACAATCCACTTATTCCACACAGATGGATTATAAAGTCTAG
- the LOC127010450 gene encoding uncharacterized protein LOC127010450 isoform X3, whose product MPRSIAGSVSALSTTSRVSRISQATTIRSVASLTGTLHTKTGLSIPILPNAFVTNIQRGSLIAATYSIIQGLFAMVTGLFDIYALSLASPGSSHYGFYLFSYDFVYAGNLNVRNSLMLFGGITAAGGLGLIVCSVLLLQGLRKEMEMRLEPWIWCMAIFTIWRSLVIIYASIVNDMVFAYHIIMCLFWILFILGNVYAWLVVHSFYHELCEVTRLEDVARVKMETMSTMGGYSCPTTPGAQSTYSTQMDYKV is encoded by the exons ATGCCTCGCTCAATAGCTGGCAGTGTGTCAGCACTCTCAACCACTTCAAGAGTGTCAAGAATATCTCAAGCCACTACTATCCGGTCAGTGGCTTCCCTAACTGGCACACTTCATACCAAGACTGGCTTATCCATCCCCATTCTTCCGAATGCTTTTGTCACCAACATACAACGTGGATCTTTGATTGCAGCCACATATTCCATT ATTCAGGGACTTTTTGCCATGGTGACTGGTTTGTTTGACATTTACGCTCTGTCCCTTGCTTCTCCTGGTTCCAGTCACTATGGATTTTACTTGTTCTCTTATGACTTTGTGTATGCAGGCAATCTCAATg TACGAAACTCATTGATGCTGTTTGGAGGAATAACAGCTGCAGGGGGACTGGGCCTTATTGTGTGCAGTGTGCTGCTACTTCAGGGCCTTAGGAAG gaaatgGAAATGCGTTTGGAACCGTGGATCTGGTGTATGGCCATCTTCACTATCTGGCGATCTCTTGTCATCATCTATGCATCCATTGTCAATGACATGGTCTTTGCTTACCACATCATCATGTGTTTGTTTTGGATCCTCTTTATCCTTGGCAATGTGTATGCTTGGCTGGTTGTCCACTCCTTCTACCATGAACTGTGTGAAGTCACCAGGCTGGAGGATGTTGCCAGAGTCAAG ATGGAGACTATGAGCACCATGGGGGGGTACAGTTGTCCAACCACTCCTGGAGCACAATCCACTTATTCCACACAGATGGATTATAAAGTCTAG
- the LOC127010450 gene encoding uncharacterized protein LOC127010450 isoform X2 — translation MSQQQLDSHYLGEPAQIRLMPRSIAGSVSALSTTSRVSRISQATTIRSVASLTGTLHTKTGLSIPILPNAFVTNIQRGSLIAATYSIIQGLFAMVTGLFDIYALSLASPGSSHYGFYLFSYDFVYAGNLNVRNSLMLFGGITAAGGLGLIVCSVLLLQGLRKEMEMRLEPWIWCMAIFTIWRSLVIIYASIVNDMVFAYHIIMCLFWILFILGNVYAWLVVHSFYHELCEVTRLEDVARVKMELMSSLTASRPTTPGNKSDITTKMIA, via the exons ATGTCGCAACAGCAATTGGATTCGCACTATTTGGGTGAACCTGCGCAAATCAGATT GATGCCTCGCTCAATAGCTGGCAGTGTGTCAGCACTCTCAACCACTTCAAGAGTGTCAAGAATATCTCAAGCCACTACTATCCGGTCAGTGGCTTCCCTAACTGGCACACTTCATACCAAGACTGGCTTATCCATCCCCATTCTTCCGAATGCTTTTGTCACCAACATACAACGTGGATCTTTGATTGCAGCCACATATTCCATT ATTCAGGGACTTTTTGCCATGGTGACTGGTTTGTTTGACATTTACGCTCTGTCCCTTGCTTCTCCTGGTTCCAGTCACTATGGATTTTACTTGTTCTCTTATGACTTTGTGTATGCAGGCAATCTCAATg TACGAAACTCATTGATGCTGTTTGGAGGAATAACAGCTGCAGGGGGACTGGGCCTTATTGTGTGCAGTGTGCTGCTACTTCAGGGCCTTAGGAAG gaaatgGAAATGCGTTTGGAACCGTGGATCTGGTGTATGGCCATCTTCACTATCTGGCGATCTCTTGTCATCATCTATGCATCCATTGTCAATGACATGGTCTTTGCTTACCACATCATCATGTGTTTGTTTTGGATCCTCTTTATCCTTGGCAATGTGTATGCTTGGCTGGTTGTCCACTCCTTCTACCATGAACTGTGTGAAGTCACCAGGCTGGAGGATGTTGCCAGAGTCAAG ATGGAGTTAATGAGTTCACTTACTGCTTCCCGACCCACAACCCCTGGTAACAAGTCTGATATCACAACCAAAATGATTGCCTAA